The following coding sequences are from one Candidatus Nitrosopumilus sp. SW window:
- a CDS encoding glutamyl-tRNA reductase has product MGNVSFDVMNARVTFKNVPIHSLSKFEFKDVSAACEEFKKIPGVDECVIIQTASRVEIFTVSNVEDEDSPDARRDEAKGLILNQVKDTWVSLSSLEQIDIDHFDQTIEVYKGNDVYRNLLRLAAGLDSFVVGKREVYDEITQSLEKAKQAGTSGKILNKLFDSVIRLATKMRDATGIEKDVVSLGDIAVKLVDEKAGLDAKKKVLLLGTGESAAQVAKTLNKKEIPYDVASRTLDRATGFSMVVGGTPVNFEDALAGLDKYDIVFVATTADYFIITHERIRLVMEEKKKGTLIMDISEPRAVNEDITSLPGIKLLFRDQIAEIYDESVKSRKGIIPAVEKIIEKELPVLSIRMQKLEN; this is encoded by the coding sequence TTGGGTAACGTAAGTTTTGATGTGATGAATGCACGAGTGACTTTCAAAAATGTTCCAATTCATTCTTTATCTAAATTTGAATTCAAAGATGTATCTGCTGCATGTGAGGAATTCAAAAAAATTCCTGGTGTTGATGAATGTGTAATTATTCAAACTGCAAGTAGAGTTGAAATCTTTACAGTAAGTAATGTTGAAGATGAAGATTCACCTGATGCTAGAAGAGACGAAGCAAAAGGCCTCATCCTAAATCAAGTTAAAGACACCTGGGTATCATTATCTTCTTTAGAACAAATAGATATTGATCATTTTGATCAAACAATCGAGGTTTACAAAGGTAATGATGTTTATCGTAATCTATTACGTTTAGCTGCAGGACTTGATTCCTTTGTTGTAGGAAAGCGAGAAGTGTATGATGAAATTACTCAATCTCTTGAAAAAGCAAAACAAGCAGGAACTTCAGGCAAGATTTTGAACAAATTATTTGATAGTGTTATTCGATTAGCCACAAAAATGAGAGATGCTACTGGAATTGAAAAAGATGTTGTTTCTCTTGGTGATATTGCAGTGAAACTAGTTGATGAAAAAGCAGGTTTAGATGCTAAAAAGAAGGTATTGTTGTTGGGAACTGGTGAGTCTGCAGCACAAGTTGCAAAGACTCTCAATAAGAAAGAAATTCCATATGATGTTGCAAGTAGAACTCTCGATAGAGCTACTGGTTTTTCAATGGTGGTAGGTGGAACTCCTGTAAACTTTGAAGATGCATTGGCTGGTTTAGACAAATATGATATTGTATTTGTTGCAACTACTGCAGACTATTTCATTATCACACATGAAAGAATTCGATTAGTTATGGAAGAAAAGAAGAAAGGTACTCTTATCATGGATATTTCAGAACCAAGAGCTGTAAATGAAGATATCACATCTCTTCCGGGAATTAAATTATTGTTTAGAGATCAAATCGCAGAAATCTATGATGAAAGTGTAAAATCTAGAAAAGGCATTATTCCTGCAGTTGAAAAAATTATAGAAAAAGAATTACCTGTATTATCAATTAGAATGCAAAAATTAGAAAATTAA